GTACATGTACCAGCAGGACAACTCGTGAATCCTACAGTCATGACCTGTCTTTCTTTTCTCTGTCGTAGAGGCTTGGATTCTTTATCAAGGCATCCTGAGTTTGGAGATGGTAAATAATGAAACTTCTTTATATTAATGTCCTTTTGAGAATTTTGTTCAGGCTGTTTAGTATCCTCTCTTTCATTTGAACTTTCGAGTGACCTCTTCCCTTGTGAGCCAATCATGTCTATTTATGTGTTTATCTATTTTCAATTGTTGTAAAAAGATATAATTTTGTGCAGATCTCGCTGGTGTCCGCAATGTTAATCTTTATACATCCAAGGAATTAAGAATTGCTACAAATGATTTTAGTCCAGAGAATAAAATTGGAGAGGGAGGATTCGGCTCCGTTTATAAGGTTATTGAAGTATATGGTTAAATTTCTGATAGATAATAATATTAGCGGTTTGGAGATGACTGTTATCTAATATGACTCTCTTGGATTAACAGGGAAGACTGAGGGATGGGCAAATGGCAGCAATAAAGGTTCTTTCTACTGAGTCGAGACAAGGAGTCAAAGAATTCTTGACAGAGATTCAAATGATTTCAGATATAGatcatgaaaatttggtaaagcTTTATGGTTGCTGTGTTGAAGGCACACATCGAATTCTTGTCTATAACTACCTCGAGAATAACAGCCTAGCAAGAACACTTCTTGGTACTCCTCTTGCCATAGTTTGTTCTCGAGTTCAGTGTTGGTACTTGGTCAAATGGAGTCAATTTTATTCTTAATCTGCGGTAAAGAGTGTCAACATTGACTCTTATCTTTGTTTTCTATGGGTGCTTTTTTGCGAATAATATAATCACTTATTGAACCAGAGATTTTGATTTGATGAGGTGGACACTCTCATATACGACTGACTTTAAAACTTGCTGCAGTCAGAGGTCACAGCAACATCTATTTTAGCTGGCGAACACGAGTTAAAATTTGCATCGGAGTTGCAAGAGGACTCGCATATCTTCACGAGGAAGTGAGACCGCATATCATACACCGAGATATAAAAGCAAGCAACATTCTTCTGGACAAAGACTTGACTCCAAAAATTTCAGATTTCGGTCTTGCAAAGCTCATCCCTGCCAGCATGACTCATGTCAGTACACGTGTGGCGGGAACTCTGTAAGTTGTAAAATCTTCCtggactgttttgaatattcttctgttttttttccttctcttataaatatttcaaaaaaattgtaatagaGTGAACACGGTTTGTTGTTGCAGAGGTTATTTGGCACCAGAGTATGCTGTAAGAGGGCAGTTGACACGGAAGGCAGATCTTTACAGTTTTGGTGTTCTGATTATTGAAATTGTAAGCGGAAGATGCAACACTAATACACGATTACCTCGAGAAGAACAGTATATACTTGAAAGGGTATGAACTTCTCTTGTTGCTTAACTTTTGCTCTTCGTAAGCTCTTTTTAAATGTTTTCCGTGTTTATAATGCGGGAATAACCCATATTTGCGAGAAGTAATAAATGCCCTCCTATCTCACCCTGCTGAGTTGCAATTATTACATTACTAAGATCAGTGTAGGTTATATATCATATATGTCCTACATTGGCTCCACAATAAATAATGgagtaataaattaatttgcGGGATTTTCCAATTTTGTAGTTTACCCCTTCAGGCTTGGTCTCTTGGCTCATGACCTTGTATTGATACCGACACAACAAAGCTCACTGTTAATGATGTGTCTCATGTTTATATCTTGGAAGAGCTTAAAGTGTATGCTCAGAATACGTACTGATAAGTAAATGAAAATTGTCTAAAGTCTAGCCGCTTTGGGACTCTACGACAAATTGTAAAGTGCCACTTCCCTTTGTATAGCTACAAGTAACTCGGCTCATAATACGTCGTTCATGACTAATTATATTATGCCATGCGGTGGTCTAAAACTAGTTAAGTTTTGGCAATCTGAAGCTGGTGTTATAAGACTCATAACAGGGTGGAGCCAAAGAGGCAGGATAGGGGAAGTCTGCTCATCCGAATATATGGCGAAATGAGAATCTAGTTGAAGACACATGTTTTACCCCTCTTCCAGATATTAATGGGGATTGATGTATATTTGATGATTAATTTTCAATTGTCATTGCTCTAATTTTACTTGAACATATAAACCTGATTATATTTTCTCTCAGACACTTCCATGACCATCGAGTTTTTGTTGCAGACATGGAAACTTTACGAGAGAAAGGAGCTCGTAGCACTAGTGGACACAGCACTTGATGGAGAATTTGATGCCGAACAAGCCTGCAGATTCTTGAAGATTGGTTTACTCTGCACTCAAGATTCGCCAAAGCTTCGGCCCTCCATGTCAAATGTTGTCCGAATGCTTACTGGTGAGAAAGATGTTGATGGACTCACTATAACGCAGCCTGGCTTAATCTCTGATCTAATGGACCTGAAGGTCAGTGCTGAACCCAAGTCGAAGCCTGGACATAATCAAGCTTCTTCGAGCTGCAATTCGTCTAATTTAGGTGATTCGGAAAATTCCACGGCTGCAACCTCAGCACCATCTTCGCAGATGAACACCGTGTTTACGATGTCTGATGGCAGGAGCTGATGACGAGGAAAAGTTGAACTAAGATTGGCTTTCATGATTGTTTGGACATAAAGAAAATGTGGTTTTGATTTGTGAAGCTTTTTGTGCTAGCTCAGTTTTGCAAAGGCTTGAACACCTCCAAGTGAGTTCATCCCAAGTGTTAGATGGAAGGGGCATATTTGTAAAAATTCTACAGTAGGCAAGGCCcggttatatttaaatatatacacgTGTCTTGtataatcgattttttttactACCACtcttgttaaaaataaaaaataaaaattaagtaaaatttaaaatcaaaattgaatttttaataagtttttttgtaaaatattttttcatgaaattaattaatcatgtcAAAACAAGGGTGTTACTTTTGTTCACACCTTCAGAAAAAAATAGGTAtgttgtgagatggtctcacgaatctttatctgagacgggtcaatcatatcgatattcacaataaaaagtaatattattagcataaaaaagaatattttttcatggatgacctaaataagaaatctgtcttacaaaatacgatccgtgagaccgtctcaaacaagtttttgcctagaAAAAGAAATTATCTCAATATTATAGGAAAATTTGACTTATTTGTTTCTATTAACCCAAACTTAATATACAACTAGTAAAAAGTGTATACATGTTGCATtcgtaattattattttttaatttgatcaaataatactaaataattaacacgaaattattttcaatttataaaagTCGTTCGATTTAAAAGGAAAGTTTGgttagatttttttctatgtaaaatatataGTGACTTGAAGAGGTGGTAAGAAGGacaattatgtaattaaatattttggtgtctttTAAGATAGTTACTCTAAATATCTcgcatttaataatataataataacataaataatatagatatataagCAACGATACTAAAGTTTTATATTGGGCTGGGGAGAAAAAAAACTATTACATCTAAGAATGAAAATTGTAAAACCTTAAACGGAACGGGTTTGAAGATTAGTTATCaagttcgaattttttttttttgaatcccCGCGGCACATCAGGTTGGGTATGGGGATGCCATCATCATCCTTGTACTCGTACTCGgtaatagtaataatatttcCTATCGACTATCAATTTATTAATGTTTGAATTGTTTAAGCaatatcaatatttatatttataattggATTTTTGtatcaatattttaattaaaattgagGACTTTTTTGGCCAACTCCAATAGGAATTTAAAGTGGAGATTTAATCCCAACCTTGTTGGTGACAGAGATTTCCCGATTAGATAGAATCAAAATGAGGCAGACATATAATCCGAGGACGAGAATGAAAATGACAAACACATATCACTATCATTTTTGAAGCGGAGATGGAgaataaaatgaatatttaagTCCCGTTGGGTCAAGTATAAGGATTTCTTAATCAGATAGAAACTGGTATGAAAGTAAAGATATAATTCagggtgaagatgatgataataaaTCCACTCCGTCTCATCCCGTCCCGCCCTATGGTCATCCCTCTTTGTTGAGCAATATAAATGGAGTATGGTTTCATTCGATTGACTTTGGGCAATATTATTCTCATGCACaatgtcaaatatatttaatatgtgATTCATTAAAGAAATATAATTGTATTACATGTCGTATAGGCCAAACTATAATTTACTTTAAAATACGTCTTTGTTTTTAATCAAGTTAAATTAAGACAATAATTACAATATTCTTGGTATCATTCTATCCATTTAAGAAAAACCAACAAGACTATAGCAAAAgtcaatttattattttcccATTCTCTATCCCTTCCGGTTAGATCTCACAATTTGTTGCTTAAAACTCAATGAAACGTAATAAGATCCAACGAGACTCGTAGTTATTAATCAGGacaaatttcatatattatgATTAATAGTTtataaactatatttttttataaaatatgtctTCTGTTAGACGATTTCAATGTTTTATATCCGTGAGATGAGTCGACTTAATCTATATCTAGAGGcgaaaactaatatttttgacataaaaataatattttccatGAGTCGAGCCGGATAGAAAACTCGTGTCACAAAATTGACGTATGAAATGCTCTAATCAACTATTgaacatcataaaatatttattaaaaaaatattaagatgAATCAGGCAACCACCCTATCTACTCTCATTAGCTTCGCTGCTATTTGTGATATTACACTGAAAAGTAGAAATTTAGTAGCTCGGGCTTTACAAATTACCTAAATAttataatgattaattaataaatatgcataaattaatatatatttggaaGAAAGATTTAAccttaatttaatatataaaaagtaTTTAACCTTAATTCCATTGCAAATCTATCAAATAAATTATCCATTTTCTCTCTCATCATCACTGCTTGTTTCACTCTCACAACGCCTTTTTCAAACTTTTTGATCTTCTTTCCCACAAGTATTccatgaaaagaaaataaattagtgAAGCCTAGGGTTACCATTTTTTCTCCCATTAATTAAAGCTAAGAATTCCTCAACATTGATTTtacttaaaatttgtttttgcgTGTTGGGTTTTTAGCGGGCATAATTTGGtgggttttttttgttttttgttcctTTTGTGTTTTCTCCGTGAGAGGATGGTTTACTGAAGGGAGCTTCTTTCATGGGTGGATTGTTGGAGTCAAAAAAGTGAAAAATGCTGTGAGTTTATTTATGGATTTTGCTTTTATGGAGACGTATTTGCGAAGCAATTCGGTGTTCTAGTTTTGTTTCTTGTTTATCTCCCAACTGTGGAGTTCACGAAATTTTAGCTTTAACTGTGTCGAGGAGGAATATTCTggatattattgtttttttgtaTGGTACTTGCAAGCTCAAACTGGGAAATCAACAGTTGGGATATCTTTTCTTGAGCACCAGAATCTTTGGAGATTGAGTTCGATTAAAGTCCTTCGTCACATTATCTCAATATGGGGTGCTTTGGTTGTGTATCATGACGATGTCGGAGATAAAAACTATCAGAGAAGCTCAGGTTCAAAGCCATTATGAATAAATTTTACAGAACGTTGACGAAAATCTGATCTTTATTGTGTGAGATTCGGTTTTATGGTTTATTTTGTCCTTAATTAAAATTTCGTAGAGTTATTAGGTGATGGAGGATATTGGGTTGTTCAACCAAGGGTTAAAATGGTTGCAATCGAAGAATTTTTACTCCGTTCCAAAGACAAATTTTAGGTGTTTAAGGGACAAGATTGGAATTTTCATGGAGCGGCACTGGCCAATGGTTTGCTGTGGGTGTGCAAGATTTGGAAGAGGTCTGATGTTCATGTTGGTTTATTGGAAAAATTGCTCCGTCACGGGCTTCCAGTCTTTCATGGGGCTGGGTTCGGCCGCTCTGCTTGTCATTATGTGGAGTTGCTTTCTTAGCTTGACATCAATGTCCTGCCTTTTGTATCTACTGCTTAGTATGGTACGCGTCCAGTCTAGATAAATCGTTCAGTACTTCACTGCTTTATGCCCTGTACTAGTTTCATACATATTTATTCTTCCTAGGCGCATTTAGTTCAAAGTTAATTATGTATATATCCTTGCTCAAACTTCacgattgaaatttttttgcgcCAGATCTAGTGCCAGTTGTTTGTCACACATTGTTTGTCTTGGATTTTCTTTAGGTAAACTGTCTTCAAATAATTGTATTTGCATCAATACAGTGGGGCATGATTCTGTTACGGttaatgatttattggatttaTTTTGGTTGCTATcccatttttctttaaattcttaaaattcAAGTGATGGGAGCAAACACCATGGAGACATTATACTTAGATTGAGCCAAATAAGACCATCAAAATGGTATGCACCTTTGATATGTAGTCATAGTCATGTGGCATGCTTATTTTAAACACAACTCGATATATTTGTTGTAATAGCTTATCTCCTGCTCTTGATTGAGTCTGTTGGTTAAAGAAGTGTAATCTGATGCAATGGGGAACTTTATCCTATTTTTATAATCATGTCCAAAAGATGGCACTTTTGAAACTTTCTTGCCTTCATAAAGGGATGCTAACGAGTCACTCATGATTTCTAATTTGTGTTCAGGGAATGGCCGGTGCTGCTGTTCAGTATTTGGGCTACACTCCTGGTCTTTTTATTGTTGGACTGATTGCTATTCTAGTTTTATGGATGTATGCTAACTTTTGGATCACGGGTACCTTGTTTATAATTGGTGGTACGTGCTTCTCCTTGTCTACGCTTCTCCTTGTCTACGTTGAACTCAGTGCATAGTGCTGATTGATGTATATGCTTATCCCATTTCCCGTTTTAACTACCCTTTTTTGGGCTTATCCCAACTGTAGAACAAATCGTTTTTTTGGGGAAAATAAACAAAATGtgtataatatttgaaattcttgataATATTCAGAAGATCAAAACGTTTATTCATAATTTCTTAATTGAGTTTGCTTCTGATTTTTTGAACTACTTTTGAAATTTGTTTTCATATGAATTCCGTTGGATGTCAATTTGAGCAAATCTTGCCCATCAAGCATGTTCATTTATCATCATGTACATTTGAAGTTGGCTCCTAAAATTTTTCGTGGGCCAATTTTTTTAATGCCCTAGCTATTGCTCTTACTTGATGAATGTGTTGATTGAAACATGATCTGGAATGCAGGTTATCTTTTTTCCCTAAATCATGCAAGGTTGGTGGTTTTATTGGCGACTTTATATGCTCTGTATTGTGTTAAGGTTCGAGTGGGATGGCTTGGGGTGTTACTTGCATTTAACCTCTCATTTCTATCGAATGAAGTGCTGAACTACTTGATCAAAAGGTGTGATAATTTGGGCGAAAACACTCATTTTGAAGAGCATAGAGTACCCGAATCATTTGCAAAAGGTGGTTTCTCCCCAGAGTGTGAATATTCTGCTCCCAGTGAAGAAGAGAAGTTACAGTCATGTAAATCCGACTGCAAACCTACTAATTCTTCATCCTTTGTTGAAAAACCGAAAGAACCAAAAGAACCCGTTGTTAAGAAATTGGTGTGTAAAGATTCATCTTCAACACTTGAGATGAAGCGGATTTTAGGCTGTGGAGATCACTATGAAGCATTGGGTTTTCCACGTCAAAAGAAAGTTGATTTTATTCTCTTGAAGAAGGAATACCGAAAAAAGGTCAGCACTCCAATCTCCAACAATATATAACCTCTTATCTCGTACTCTAgttgttaaaatgtttattttttttatctgatACTGGTGAGGTACTTTTCTCTCCGCTAAGTTGGTTCCAGTAATACCATTGAATTATTTCATTTGCATATACAATATTGGCTCCCGGCAGCTCCACCTGAAACCTTGACTTATAAAATAAGAATCAACCTAGCTGCCTAATTGCTGAGAGATTTGACTATACAATATTTTGTTGATGCTGGTTATGATATAATTGACCACAAAAAAAGCTGACTCtaatattgaatttttcttttttttttttgttgttgtaactgaaaagaatgttttatgaaggtaagaaaaaaaagattcaaAGTGACGTGCAAAAACAGTTGTGTtccaattttttccttttttcttctCCTTTTTATTTAGCAAACTCCTAAAGAAATTGTGTGGTTTTCTATAAAAAGGAATGAAACAGCCAGGGTTATCGGGGGCCAGAGGCCATGTGATTGTTACTCTTAAATTCAAACCAGTCGTGCTGTGCATTTGAACACTTAATTATTCTTATCAAACAACATATATCATGAAAATTTAAGTTTGCTAATTGcaattaaataaagtttaattttCTATGGAAAGAACCAAAGCTTGTTGTTATTGTGCTTTAGCAGCATATCTTCATGCAATGATCTTAATCACAATTTGATTGGGCGAGTTCTCTCACTCAGGCTCCTACCTTTTGGGATGTTCTGACCATTTCCTCAATAAGGAAGTGATTGTCATGTCATTTCAAATATACGTTCTATTTATGAGGTAGTGTGTGATAGATATTGATGGTTGAGAGCAAATGGATCGTGAGAGAAATTTACCAAGAACAGGAATGTTGCGAGCTGTTATATTTCCGTCATTCATTTGTGTTCATGGTATATCACCTTGCTTCCCATCTTTGTGAACTTTATACCAGTTGGACTTAGTCTTCAAACGGCTTATTATTCGTTGGATGTATCCTTCAATGCCCAAGGCTTCATGTTGTAGATCAAAATTTTATACCATGTAGTAATGCTAGAAAGTAATGATTTTAGGTTTCAGTTTGACCGCTTGTGTGAAACGAACCTTGGTAGTCTGATTCTCCTTAAAACAACACTGCATGAAAGGGTATTGGATATGATTTTATAGAAGTGCTAATTTCTCTTCACTAACCCGTGATTAACTATTCTCCCTTCCCTCTTGGGTCTTTCTACTATTGAGCCCTTGGTATTACTTTGTTTCCCGTATGTTTGATAGGTATTACCTTTGGGCCTTTATCTTATTACGCCTACAAGGCAATTTTTCAGTATGGTTCCAAGTGATGACGTCTGACATGGAAAAGAAGTTGTTTAGGACAAACCTTCTTGGACccataatattattttgctcCATGAAATGTAATTCCATTTTCTTGTAGAAGTGAAGTCCAAGGTATAGGGTAAAGTGGTTGTTTGTTGATTAGTATCTTTCTATTTCAAGATGTACATGGTCCGTGTATCTTGTTAGTTAGGTTTATTGTTTAATTACTTCTCAGGCCATGCTAGTTCACCCAGACAAAAACATGGGAAGTCCACTGGCAAGTGAATCTTTCAAGAAGCTTCAATGTGCATACGAGGtctttttttcatgttttttggCTAATTTTTTAGAGATGCCTGAGATGAGTTTGTGTATTTCCAATTGCTGCTCATGTTGGCATTATTATAGGTTCTTTCTGACGCTGTTAAGAAGAGGGACTATGATGAGCAACTCAAGAAGGAAGAATCTAAGAGTGTCCTGCAGAAATCACCCAGTACTTCTTGTCAGGTTCAAATATATGGATGGGCTAATATAACCTAGTTTGTTTTGTGTTCGTATTCTGTTAATTTTGACTAGTAAAGGATAGGTAATTAATATATAGATAAGAAAAGGTTGCAATAATGTAGCTGCACAAAGTGTTACCTACATTCTTTCTTTAGTGTTTTACACAACATTATGGTCGTTTGTGCTTATGGTGATGCTGAAAATTTTCTGCGTGTGAGCATACATTTAATGTAGTATTGTGTTTAATCTAATGGGGGGATATCTTTGATTATTGCATACAATCAATGTCTGTCATGAGGCTGGAAATACACATGATAAATATGACTACCTGGAAATATGAAGTGGCTAGAAATGTAGAAGATTCACAATCTTCAACTACAATATGCAGACAACTGCCGACTTTTGCTCTGAGGAGTCGAGGCGCATACAGTGCACAAAGTGTCGAAACTCGCACATCTGGATTTGTACAAATAGATCAAAGGCCAAAGCAAGATGGTGCCAGGTTTTGTTTCTCTgagaagaaaataaattttggcAGTTGCTTGGTATGGATAATAAGTGAAGATGGTTTTGTTGGGTACAGGATTGCTGTCAATACCATCAAGCCAAAGATGGTGATGGATGGGTAGAGAACAAAAGGTCACTGGTATTTGATCGACCACAGAAGGTATATTCTTTAACAAGATTGGTTTGCGTCATTTCTTTGATGCATCTTCAGTTGAAATGATTGGGATGTGCTTTCCATGTCCTTTTTTATCACTATTTTATGGCATCATCATGCTTATCCGTACAAGGGTGAAGTCATGTATATGATACAAGTTACAATGATGAGTATCTGATGTTCTTGTGGTTTTGCTCTTTGCTTTTTAGGAATTTGTTGCACTATCTGGTCTATAAGAATTGTTTTTACTCGAGGATGAAATTCTGTATATGATACTTACAAGTTACAATGATGAGTATCTGATGTTCTTGTGGTTTTGCTCTTTGTTTTTTAGGAATTTGTTGCGCTGTCTGGTCTATAGGAATTGT
This genomic window from Primulina huaijiensis isolate GDHJ02 chromosome 7, ASM1229523v2, whole genome shotgun sequence contains:
- the LOC140981149 gene encoding cold-responsive protein kinase 1-like, with the translated sequence MTCLSFLCRRGLDSLSRHPEFGDDLAGVRNVNLYTSKELRIATNDFSPENKIGEGGFGSVYKGRLRDGQMAAIKVLSTESRQGVKEFLTEIQMISDIDHENLVKLYGCCVEGTHRILVYNYLENNSLARTLLVRGHSNIYFSWRTRVKICIGVARGLAYLHEEVRPHIIHRDIKASNILLDKDLTPKISDFGLAKLIPASMTHVSTRVAGTLGYLAPEYAVRGQLTRKADLYSFGVLIIEIVSGRCNTNTRLPREEQYILERTWKLYERKELVALVDTALDGEFDAEQACRFLKIGLLCTQDSPKLRPSMSNVVRMLTGEKDVDGLTITQPGLISDLMDLKVSAEPKSKPGHNQASSSCNSSNLGDSENSTAATSAPSSQMNTVFTMSDGRS
- the LOC140980714 gene encoding uncharacterized protein, producing MEDIGLFNQGLKWLQSKNFYSVPKTNFRCLRDKIGIFMERHWPMVCCGCARFGRGLMFMLVYWKNCSVTGFQSFMGLGSAALLVIMWSCFLSLTSMSCLLYLLLSMGMAGAAVQYLGYTPGLFIVGLIAILVLWMYANFWITGTLFIIGGYLFSLNHARLVVLLATLYALYCVKVRVGWLGVLLAFNLSFLSNEVLNYLIKRCDNLGENTHFEEHRVPESFAKGGFSPECEYSAPSEEEKLQSCKSDCKPTNSSSFVEKPKEPKEPVVKKLVCKDSSSTLEMKRILGCGDHYEALGFPRQKKVDFILLKKEYRKKAMLVHPDKNMGSPLASESFKKLQCAYEVLSDAVKKRDYDEQLKKEESKSVLQKSPSTSCQTTADFCSEESRRIQCTKCRNSHIWICTNRSKAKARWCQDCCQYHQAKDGDGWVENKRSLVFDRPQKVEIPRAFVCAESRIFDVSEWAICQGMACRPNTHRPSFHVNMVGLEKSTQRSNSGRYPWDLDAEMMDEEEEFELWLQQALASGLFCETSKRRKSWSPFKLPQKKGKNQWRRSS